The following is a genomic window from Desulfuromonas sp..
CCCGCCTCCACAAGGCGGTGGAGCACCTCGAGCAGTTTGCCGATGTCGGCGAAGTGCAGGCCGGTGGTCGGCTCGTCGAGGATGTAGATGGTCCTGCCGGTGGCCCGCTTGCTGAGTTCCTTGGCCAGCTTGACCCGCTGGGCCTCGCCCCCCGAGAGGGTGGTGGCGCTCTGGCCCAGCTTGATGTAGCCGAGGCCGACGGAGCGCAGGGTCTCGAGCTTGTTCTTGATGCGCGGGATGTTCTCCAGGAAGCGGGCCGCCTGGTTGGCGGTCATGTCGAGGACCTCGGCGATGTTCTTCCCCTTGTAGCGCACCTCGAGGGTCTCCCGGTTG
Proteins encoded in this region:
- a CDS encoding ATP-binding cassette domain-containing protein, with the translated sequence NRETLEVRYKGKNIAEVLDMTANQAARFLENIPRIKNKLETLRSVGLGYIKLGQSATTLSGGEAQRVKLAKELSKRATGRTIYILDEPTTGLHFADIGKLLEVLHRLVEAGNTVVVIEHNLDVIKTADHLIDLGPEGGSRGGEIVACGTPEDVARCSASHTGRYLRPYLNL